One stretch of Halobaculum marinum DNA includes these proteins:
- a CDS encoding valine--tRNA ligase, giving the protein MPSGDYDPDAAESEWQRRWVDQETYAYDADAATDPNTVFSIDSPPPTVSGDLHMGHLYGFTLQDFVARFERMNGETTFFPFGYDDNGIASERLTEEELDIRHQDFERREFQRKCREVCAQYEEQFTENIQGLGVSVDWNHTYQTIEPRVQRISQLSFIDLYEQGREYREKAPAIWCPECETAISQVETEDDEQDSHFHDIEFPVADTDEAFTISTTRPELLPACVAVFVHPDDDDNQHLVGESAEIPLFGHEVPILADESVDMDTGSGIVMCCTFGDQNDIEWYQIHDLDLRVAIDESGHMTEVAEAYEGMHSGEAREAIVSDLDDAGALLDRRAITHTVNVHERCGTSVEFLVTEQWYIQMLDKADDYLEAGREMEWFPDKMFTRYKHWVEGLQWDWLISRQRSSGIPFPVWYCDDCGEEIIADKADLPVDPLSDDPPVDACPSCGCASFEPEEDVLDTWATSSLTPLINAGWDWDDEAGEYTMEHPELYTFDLRPQGHDIISFWLFHTVVKCYEHTGEVPFEQTLINGMVLDENREAMSKSKGNVVLPAEVLAEYPVDAARFWAAGSAVGDDLPYNEKGLRAGEKLLQKLWNASKLVESLVGDAREERPDLAHDDLRELDRWLLAELDDLTETLTEQFAEREFSKARDGLRGFFWHTFCDDYLEVAKTRVREADDDDPAARYTLSVAHERFVKLFAPMLAHVTEELWQDMYAEKRAGDDFDSVHLRDWPEPLGVDADHDAGVAAMSVVGALRRYKSERGLPLNAELDRVEVFGEGDLSAFADDVRGVMNVGDLTVLDEEPEVESVITGIDLDYSKVGPQFGEKVGDIEAALAQEDYDLVDDELHVAGETLGADLFTVERERQYSGTGELLQPEDAVVIVHDE; this is encoded by the coding sequence ATGCCCAGTGGGGACTACGACCCGGACGCCGCCGAATCCGAGTGGCAACGGCGATGGGTCGACCAGGAGACGTACGCCTACGACGCAGACGCCGCGACCGACCCGAACACCGTCTTCTCCATCGACTCCCCGCCGCCGACCGTATCTGGCGACCTCCACATGGGCCACCTGTACGGGTTCACCCTCCAGGACTTCGTCGCCCGCTTCGAGCGCATGAACGGGGAAACGACGTTCTTCCCGTTCGGCTACGACGACAACGGCATCGCCTCCGAGCGACTCACCGAGGAGGAACTCGACATCCGCCACCAGGACTTCGAGCGTCGCGAGTTCCAGCGCAAGTGCCGCGAGGTGTGCGCCCAGTACGAGGAGCAGTTCACCGAGAACATCCAGGGGCTCGGCGTCTCGGTCGACTGGAACCACACCTACCAGACCATCGAGCCGCGCGTCCAGCGCATCTCGCAGCTCTCGTTCATCGACCTGTACGAGCAGGGCCGCGAGTACCGCGAGAAGGCGCCCGCCATCTGGTGCCCCGAGTGTGAGACGGCCATCTCACAGGTCGAGACGGAGGACGACGAGCAGGACTCCCACTTCCACGACATCGAGTTCCCGGTCGCCGACACCGACGAGGCGTTCACCATCTCGACGACCCGGCCCGAGCTCCTCCCCGCGTGTGTCGCCGTGTTCGTCCACCCCGACGACGACGACAACCAGCACCTCGTTGGTGAGTCCGCCGAGATTCCGCTGTTCGGCCACGAGGTGCCGATCCTCGCCGACGAGAGCGTCGACATGGACACCGGCTCCGGCATCGTGATGTGCTGTACGTTCGGCGACCAGAACGACATCGAGTGGTACCAGATCCACGACCTGGACCTGCGCGTCGCCATCGACGAGTCCGGCCACATGACGGAGGTCGCCGAGGCGTACGAGGGGATGCACTCCGGCGAGGCCCGCGAGGCCATCGTCTCGGATCTGGACGACGCGGGCGCCCTCCTCGACCGGCGCGCCATCACCCACACGGTGAACGTCCACGAGCGCTGTGGCACGAGCGTCGAGTTCCTCGTCACCGAGCAGTGGTACATCCAGATGCTCGACAAGGCCGACGACTACCTCGAAGCCGGCCGGGAGATGGAGTGGTTCCCGGACAAGATGTTCACCCGGTACAAGCACTGGGTCGAGGGGCTGCAGTGGGACTGGCTCATCTCCCGCCAGCGCTCCTCGGGCATCCCGTTCCCCGTCTGGTACTGTGACGACTGCGGCGAGGAGATCATCGCCGACAAGGCCGACCTCCCGGTCGACCCGCTGTCGGACGACCCGCCGGTCGACGCGTGCCCCTCGTGCGGCTGTGCGTCGTTCGAACCGGAGGAGGACGTGCTCGACACGTGGGCCACCTCCAGCCTGACGCCGCTCATCAACGCCGGCTGGGACTGGGACGACGAGGCTGGCGAGTACACGATGGAGCACCCGGAGCTGTACACCTTCGACCTGCGCCCGCAGGGCCACGACATCATCAGCTTCTGGCTGTTCCACACCGTCGTCAAGTGCTACGAGCACACCGGCGAGGTGCCGTTCGAGCAGACGCTCATCAACGGGATGGTGCTCGACGAGAACCGCGAGGCGATGTCGAAGTCGAAGGGGAACGTCGTCCTCCCCGCGGAGGTGCTCGCGGAGTACCCCGTCGACGCCGCGCGCTTCTGGGCCGCCGGCTCCGCCGTCGGCGACGACCTCCCGTACAACGAGAAGGGGCTGCGCGCCGGCGAGAAGCTGCTCCAGAAGCTGTGGAACGCCTCGAAGCTCGTCGAGTCGCTCGTCGGCGACGCCCGCGAGGAGCGCCCGGACCTCGCGCACGACGACCTCCGGGAACTCGACCGCTGGCTGCTCGCCGAGTTGGATGACCTCACCGAGACGCTCACCGAGCAGTTCGCCGAGCGGGAGTTCTCGAAGGCGCGCGACGGCCTACGCGGCTTCTTCTGGCACACGTTCTGTGACGACTACCTCGAGGTGGCGAAGACCCGCGTCCGGGAGGCCGACGACGACGACCCCGCCGCGCGCTACACGCTGTCGGTCGCTCACGAGCGCTTCGTGAAGCTGTTCGCGCCGATGCTCGCGCACGTCACCGAGGAGCTGTGGCAGGACATGTACGCCGAGAAACGCGCCGGCGACGACTTCGACTCCGTCCACCTGCGCGACTGGCCCGAGCCGCTCGGCGTCGACGCCGACCACGACGCCGGCGTCGCCGCGATGTCGGTCGTCGGCGCCCTGCGCCGCTACAAGAGCGAGCGCGGGCTCCCGCTCAACGCCGAGTTGGACCGCGTCGAGGTGTTCGGCGAGGGCGACCTGTCGGCGTTCGCCGACGACGTGCGCGGCGTGATGAACGTCGGCGACCTCACCGTGCTCGACGAGGAACCGGAGGTCGAGTCGGTGATCACCGGGATCGACCTCGACTACTCGAAGGTCGGCCCGCAGTTCGGCGAGAAGGTGGGCGACATCGAGGCCGCGCTCGCACAGGAGGACTACGACCTCGTCGACGACGAACTCCACGTCGCCGGCGAGACGCTCGGTGCGGACCTGTTCACGGTCGAGCGCGAGCGGCAGTACTCCGGCACGGGCGAACTGCTCCAGCCGGAGGACGCCGTCGTCATCGTCCACGACGAGTAG
- a CDS encoding SDR family NAD(P)-dependent oxidoreductase: MTTAVIAGVGPGLGESIARRFAAEGCDLGLIARSADFLDRLAADLPTDAVGVSADLSDAADVTTAFDQIREELGPVDVLVNHASAASWTGLLDTTLDAFDRAYEVGPRADFLCSQAAVHDMLDEDRGAPGGTIIFTGATTSVRGRRGAVSFSMAKFGSRGLAESMARELGPEGVHVAHVVIDGGILGPDVETDTPEEYLDPDAVADSYWHLVEQDRSAWTLELDLRPHVEEF; the protein is encoded by the coding sequence ATGACAACCGCCGTCATCGCGGGCGTCGGACCCGGACTCGGGGAGTCGATAGCGCGACGCTTCGCCGCCGAGGGGTGTGATCTCGGGCTGATCGCCCGCAGTGCCGACTTCCTCGACCGACTCGCCGCCGACCTCCCGACCGACGCCGTCGGCGTCAGCGCGGACCTGAGCGACGCCGCCGACGTGACGACCGCGTTCGACCAGATTCGCGAGGAGTTGGGCCCGGTCGACGTGCTCGTGAACCACGCGAGCGCGGCCTCGTGGACCGGCCTGCTCGACACCACGCTCGACGCGTTCGACCGCGCCTACGAGGTCGGCCCGCGCGCGGACTTCCTCTGCTCGCAGGCGGCGGTCCACGACATGCTCGACGAGGACCGTGGCGCCCCCGGTGGCACCATCATCTTCACGGGCGCGACGACCTCGGTCCGCGGTCGTCGCGGCGCAGTGTCGTTCTCGATGGCGAAGTTCGGCTCCCGCGGCCTCGCGGAGTCGATGGCGCGGGAACTCGGCCCGGAGGGCGTCCACGTCGCCCACGTCGTCATCGACGGCGGCATCCTCGGCCCCGACGTGGAGACGGACACCCCGGAGGAGTACCTCGACCCCGACGCCGTCGCCGACAGCTACTGGCACCTCGTCGAACAGGACCGCAGCGCCTGGACGCTGGAACTCGACCTCCGGCCCCACGTCGAGGAGTTCTAA
- a CDS encoding DNA primase large subunit PriL: MNPRHARYPFFAAAREAVRESGVDLAALVADGDPAVERGRERIERALTEGTVDPADPREWDVRDNLLSYPIARILVSLLDSHAAVEKYAEAEARTAYRHFTEDLERDPNARPDPSRIDRDALLREFDLDGEVRIEDPKPGQPEGKWLWLGVGAYLSYVDPKWGDDWRLVNRELVDGEVRIERQELYRLLREAVGDRVAEGLPFEGVSDELADELEAEIADLRDLLADRSVRSDIEVVDPNYFPPCIGRLLDRARDGDDLGPHGRFSLLAFLAGLNLDAEEAVALSGLDPDLVAERFGYLRDESGAQYPPPSCRTLGEYGLCDNEENHRSVAPHPLEYYSRKLREADPADVTDWRDREDADADGAPA; this comes from the coding sequence ATGAACCCGCGCCACGCCCGCTATCCGTTCTTCGCGGCGGCCCGCGAGGCCGTCCGCGAGTCGGGCGTCGACCTCGCGGCGCTCGTCGCCGACGGCGACCCCGCCGTCGAGCGCGGTCGCGAGCGCATCGAGCGCGCGCTCACCGAGGGCACCGTCGACCCCGCGGACCCCCGCGAGTGGGACGTCCGCGACAACCTCCTGTCGTACCCCATCGCGCGCATCCTCGTCTCGCTGCTCGACTCCCACGCCGCCGTCGAGAAGTACGCCGAAGCCGAGGCCCGCACCGCCTACCGCCACTTCACCGAGGACCTCGAACGGGACCCGAACGCGCGGCCAGACCCCTCGCGGATCGACCGCGACGCCTTACTCCGGGAGTTCGACCTCGACGGAGAGGTCCGCATCGAGGACCCCAAGCCGGGCCAACCCGAGGGGAAGTGGCTGTGGCTCGGCGTCGGCGCGTACCTCTCGTACGTCGACCCGAAGTGGGGCGACGACTGGCGCCTCGTCAACCGCGAACTCGTCGACGGCGAGGTGCGCATCGAGCGCCAAGAGCTGTACCGCCTGCTCCGCGAGGCCGTCGGCGACCGCGTCGCCGAGGGACTCCCCTTCGAGGGCGTCAGCGACGAGTTGGCCGACGAACTGGAGGCGGAGATCGCCGACCTACGCGACCTGCTGGCCGACCGGAGCGTCCGCTCGGACATCGAGGTGGTCGACCCGAACTACTTCCCGCCGTGTATCGGGCGGCTACTCGACCGCGCCCGCGACGGCGACGACCTGGGCCCCCACGGGCGATTCTCGCTGCTCGCGTTCCTCGCGGGACTCAACCTCGACGCCGAGGAGGCGGTCGCGCTCAGCGGCCTCGACCCCGACCTCGTCGCCGAGCGATTCGGCTACCTCCGCGACGAGTCGGGCGCGCAGTACCCGCCGCCGTCGTGCCGGACGCTCGGCGAGTACGGCCTCTGTGACAACGAGGAGAACCACCGCAGCGTCGCGCCCCACCCGCTGGAGTACTACAGTCGGAAACTCCGCGAGGCCGACCCCGCAGACGTGACCGACTGGCGCGACCGGGAGGACGCGGACGCCGACGGCGCCCCCGCGTAG
- a CDS encoding DUF7472 family protein, whose product MEIDAEMRRKIAVSIGAVVVFIALLVVIGMQFTTGHNLSNIGAYYFVGVIALFVLLMGAAGIFLDVRE is encoded by the coding sequence ATGGAAATCGACGCCGAGATGCGCCGGAAGATCGCCGTCTCCATCGGCGCTGTCGTCGTCTTCATCGCCCTCCTGGTCGTCATCGGCATGCAGTTCACGACCGGCCACAACCTCTCGAATATCGGGGCGTACTACTTCGTCGGCGTCATCGCGCTGTTCGTCCTGTTGATGGGCGCGGCCGGCATCTTCCTCGACGTTCGCGAGTGA
- a CDS encoding SWIM zinc finger family protein, protein MTPSLNAERRSETDDERERRPHRPRRRAAERRARHALLSTGPDAPDGPDGPLGVDPGAERSARARREPMAVFALRSDDQYLVDTDGGSYVVDVGSDTCTCPDYEIRHHRCKHLRRVDMEIGIGRVPAPGERVAACAVCGAGVFVPTRETGAFLCGDHRPAVGAFVRDREADKLLVVTGVTRTRADEYRTADGTRISDYETNADYGDHEPVIEAVYVGNAMRSPGPLDVSGRRRYGFPASRLRRLTPDERPRKPVIGI, encoded by the coding sequence ATGACCCCATCACTCAACGCCGAACGCCGCAGCGAGACGGACGACGAGCGCGAGCGCCGACCGCACCGACCGCGCCGCCGGGCAGCCGAGCGACGCGCGCGCCACGCCCTCCTGTCGACCGGGCCCGACGCTCCCGACGGCCCAGACGGCCCCCTCGGGGTCGACCCGGGCGCCGAGCGGAGCGCTCGCGCACGCCGGGAGCCGATGGCGGTGTTCGCGCTGCGCAGCGACGACCAGTACCTCGTCGACACCGACGGCGGGAGCTACGTCGTCGACGTGGGCAGCGACACCTGCACGTGCCCGGACTACGAGATCCGGCACCACCGCTGCAAGCACCTCCGGCGCGTCGACATGGAGATCGGAATCGGTCGCGTCCCCGCCCCCGGCGAGCGCGTCGCCGCCTGCGCCGTCTGCGGCGCGGGCGTGTTCGTCCCGACCCGCGAGACGGGCGCGTTCCTCTGTGGCGACCACCGACCCGCCGTCGGCGCGTTCGTCCGCGACCGCGAGGCCGACAAACTGCTCGTCGTCACCGGCGTCACACGGACCCGAGCCGACGAGTACCGCACCGCCGACGGCACCCGGATCAGCGACTACGAGACGAACGCCGACTACGGCGACCACGAACCGGTGATCGAGGCGGTGTACGTCGGCAACGCGATGCGGAGTCCGGGCCCACTCGACGTGTCCGGTCGGCGCCGCTACGGCTTCCCGGCCTCCCGACTCCGTCGGCTGACGCCCGACGAGCGCCCCCGCAAGCCCGTGATCGGGATCTGA
- a CDS encoding class I SAM-dependent methyltransferase, translating to MPDGPRFDSTTDYYAAHRPGYGDAVIDHLRERFSLGDPGTRVLDLGCGTGELAVPLAANADEVVAVDPSPAMLDAVRARAARAGVETVHAVEGDDTDVGHLDATSGPFRLTTMGRSFHWMDGAATLDRIRNVTEPSGGVALVSDDEWLTRGTEEWQDAVYDVATGYLDDLPERTGPVEYDRSWADHLRDAGFDDVRVESVGERRDLDADAVVGYVLSLSFCSPERLGDDRRAFEAALRARLDDLDESFTYERTVEVTSGRV from the coding sequence ATGCCCGACGGTCCCCGCTTCGACAGCACCACCGACTACTACGCCGCCCACCGCCCCGGCTACGGCGACGCGGTGATCGACCACCTGCGCGAGCGGTTCTCGCTTGGTGACCCGGGTACTCGTGTCCTCGACCTCGGCTGCGGCACCGGCGAACTCGCCGTCCCGCTGGCGGCCAACGCCGACGAAGTGGTCGCGGTGGACCCAAGCCCGGCGATGCTGGACGCCGTCCGCGCCCGCGCCGCCAGAGCCGGCGTCGAGACCGTCCACGCGGTCGAGGGCGACGACACCGACGTGGGGCACCTCGACGCCACGAGCGGTCCGTTCCGCCTCACGACGATGGGGCGGTCGTTCCACTGGATGGACGGGGCGGCGACACTCGACCGGATCCGGAACGTGACCGAACCGAGTGGTGGCGTCGCGCTCGTCTCCGACGACGAGTGGCTCACGAGAGGGACCGAGGAGTGGCAAGACGCGGTGTACGACGTGGCGACCGGGTACCTCGACGACCTCCCCGAGCGGACCGGCCCCGTCGAGTACGACCGCTCGTGGGCCGACCATCTCCGGGACGCCGGTTTCGACGACGTGCGCGTCGAGTCGGTCGGAGAGCGGCGCGACCTCGACGCCGACGCCGTCGTCGGGTACGTCCTCTCGCTGTCGTTCTGTTCGCCCGAGCGACTCGGCGACGACCGACGGGCGTTCGAGGCCGCGCTCCGGGCGCGGCTGGACGACCTCGACGAGTCGTTCACGTACGAGCGGACGGTCGAAGTGACGAGCGGGCGGGTGTAG
- the hjc gene encoding Holliday junction resolvase Hjc encodes MPGNPKGDRRERELVNRLHDAGFAVMRAPASGSSTDRELPDVLAGDGRVFYAVEAKSSSGDPIYLRGEEVEALIYFARNFGAAPKIGVRFDREDWYFFHPGDLHVTDGGNYRVKKETALADGETIDDLLAASEETESDTSVAEVLNAVEQGVLSADEAAEML; translated from the coding sequence ATGCCGGGCAACCCGAAGGGCGACCGCCGGGAGCGCGAACTCGTGAACAGGCTCCACGACGCCGGGTTCGCGGTGATGCGCGCGCCCGCCAGCGGCTCCTCCACCGACCGCGAGCTGCCGGACGTGCTCGCGGGCGACGGGCGGGTGTTCTACGCCGTCGAGGCGAAGTCCTCCTCGGGCGACCCCATCTACCTCCGCGGCGAGGAGGTGGAGGCGCTCATCTACTTCGCGCGCAACTTCGGCGCCGCCCCGAAGATCGGGGTGCGCTTCGACCGCGAGGACTGGTACTTCTTCCACCCGGGCGACCTGCACGTCACCGACGGCGGGAACTACCGCGTGAAGAAGGAGACGGCGCTGGCGGACGGCGAGACCATCGACGACCTGCTCGCCGCCAGCGAGGAGACGGAGTCGGACACCAGCGTCGCCGAGGTGCTCAACGCCGTCGAGCAGGGCGTGCTCTCGGCGGACGAGGCCGCGGAGATGCTGTAA
- a CDS encoding protein sorting system archaetidylserine decarboxylase yields the protein MISLPIPELAPGSERRVAVPLFLAAPAFVVFPPLGVVLVAVALFSVYFYRDPEREPAGEGIVSPADGHVSVIREDGDRVRVGVFMSPFDVHVCRAPADGAVTRLDHRGAAHKPAFVKDSERNERFEYTLDAAGDEAEEGGEAEDDARDSDAGATRVDGALIAGWFARRITPYVSPGDSVTRGERIGYIAFGSRADVVLPAGYTVEDVRVSRGEAVRAGESVLARRD from the coding sequence GTGATCTCGCTCCCGATCCCGGAGTTGGCGCCGGGCAGCGAACGCCGCGTCGCCGTGCCGCTGTTCCTCGCGGCCCCGGCGTTCGTCGTGTTCCCGCCGCTGGGCGTGGTGCTGGTGGCAGTCGCCCTCTTCTCGGTGTACTTCTACCGCGACCCCGAGCGCGAGCCGGCGGGCGAGGGGATCGTGTCGCCCGCGGACGGCCACGTCTCGGTGATCCGCGAGGACGGCGACCGCGTCCGCGTCGGCGTGTTCATGAGTCCGTTCGACGTGCACGTCTGCCGGGCGCCCGCCGACGGGGCGGTGACGCGTCTCGACCACCGCGGCGCCGCCCACAAGCCGGCGTTCGTGAAAGACTCCGAGCGCAACGAGCGGTTCGAGTACACGCTCGACGCCGCGGGCGACGAAGCCGAGGAGGGGGGCGAAGCGGAGGATGACGCGAGGGACTCCGACGCCGGCGCCACCCGCGTCGACGGCGCGCTGATCGCGGGCTGGTTCGCCCGGCGGATCACCCCCTACGTTTCGCCTGGAGACTCGGTCACACGGGGCGAGCGGATCGGCTACATCGCGTTCGGCTCGCGGGCCGACGTGGTGCTCCCAGCGGGCTATACGGTCGAGGACGTCCGCGTGAGCCGGGGTGAGGCGGTCCGAGCCGGCGAGTCGGTGCTCGCGCGACGGGACTGA
- a CDS encoding AAA family ATPase, whose product MDGPLWTDTHAPALADLPQADVRERLSRAVDEPMNLVVQGPPGSGKTAAVRALAAAAHDDPDNDLIEINVADFFGRTKKEIRQDPRFASFLQGRSRMAKRDMINRVLKESAANAPMSGTYKTVLLDNAEAIREDFQQALRRVMEQYHRTTQFVIATRQPAKLIPPIRSRCFPVPVRAPTTDETIDVLAGICDAEGVDYDDDGLEFVASAAAGDLRKAVLSAQTTAVEHDEVTMSAAYETLGEVGTDEAVLGALEAAQAGELKEARSALDDLLHDDGYEGGDLLRELLRVARSKSDASPTAVARLHALAGEVDLDLVEGSDDRIHLTHLLAAWGAGRTTTETTVRDPVDA is encoded by the coding sequence ATGGACGGCCCGCTGTGGACGGACACGCACGCCCCCGCGCTCGCGGACCTCCCGCAAGCCGACGTCCGCGAGCGACTGTCGCGGGCGGTCGACGAGCCGATGAACCTCGTGGTGCAGGGTCCACCAGGCTCGGGGAAGACCGCCGCCGTGCGCGCGCTCGCGGCGGCGGCTCACGACGACCCGGACAACGACCTCATCGAGATCAACGTCGCGGACTTCTTCGGTCGCACCAAGAAGGAGATTCGTCAGGACCCTCGCTTCGCTTCGTTCCTGCAGGGGCGCTCGCGGATGGCGAAACGCGACATGATCAACCGCGTGCTGAAGGAGTCGGCGGCGAACGCGCCGATGTCGGGCACGTACAAGACGGTCCTCTTGGACAACGCGGAGGCGATCCGCGAGGACTTCCAGCAGGCGCTGCGGCGCGTGATGGAGCAGTACCACCGCACGACGCAGTTCGTCATCGCGACGCGCCAACCGGCGAAGCTCATCCCGCCGATCCGCTCGCGCTGTTTCCCGGTGCCGGTGCGCGCGCCGACGACCGACGAGACTATCGACGTGCTCGCGGGCATCTGCGACGCCGAGGGTGTCGACTACGACGACGACGGGCTGGAGTTCGTCGCCAGCGCGGCCGCCGGCGACCTGCGAAAGGCGGTGCTGTCGGCGCAGACGACCGCCGTCGAACACGACGAGGTGACGATGAGCGCCGCCTACGAGACGCTCGGCGAGGTCGGCACCGACGAGGCGGTGCTCGGGGCGCTGGAGGCCGCACAGGCGGGGGAGCTGAAGGAGGCCCGGTCCGCCCTCGACGACCTGCTCCACGACGACGGCTACGAGGGCGGCGACCTGCTCCGGGAACTCCTCAGAGTCGCGCGCTCGAAGTCCGACGCGTCGCCCACGGCGGTCGCCCGCCTCCACGCGCTCGCCGGTGAGGTCGACCTCGACCTCGTCGAGGGGAGCGACGACCGCATCCACCTCACGCACCTGCTCGCGGCGTGGGGCGCCGGTCGGACGACGACCGAGACGACCGTGCGCGACCCCGTGGACGCGTGA
- a CDS encoding DoxX family protein, protein MAYTETNPLADEFGFDIGGPIAAVWIALLRVVTGWWFFHAGATKIIENGLNFGYGPAYLQGMTGTALGPIPVWMGNNLAWLIKPGVPLFETLIGLALITGAAVRLAAFGGTIFMTLFWVGNAGFGHGLVNSDLMGLLLFGTMIVLGAGRYYGIDGVLETTGIVDKYPKLRYLLG, encoded by the coding sequence ATGGCCTACACGGAAACAAACCCACTCGCCGACGAGTTCGGCTTCGACATCGGCGGCCCCATCGCCGCCGTCTGGATCGCCCTGTTGCGCGTCGTCACGGGGTGGTGGTTCTTCCACGCCGGCGCAACGAAGATCATCGAGAACGGACTGAACTTCGGCTACGGTCCGGCGTACCTGCAGGGGATGACGGGCACGGCGCTGGGCCCCATCCCGGTGTGGATGGGCAACAACCTGGCGTGGCTCATCAAGCCGGGTGTCCCGCTGTTCGAGACGCTCATCGGCCTGGCGCTCATCACGGGCGCGGCCGTCCGCCTCGCGGCGTTCGGCGGGACCATCTTCATGACCCTGTTCTGGGTCGGGAACGCCGGCTTCGGGCACGGCCTCGTCAACAGCGACCTCATGGGCCTGCTCCTGTTCGGGACCATGATCGTCCTCGGCGCCGGTCGGTACTACGGCATCGACGGGGTCCTCGAGACGACCGGCATCGTGGACAAGTACCCGAAACTGCGGTACCTGCTCGGCTGA
- a CDS encoding DUF4382 domain-containing protein, which translates to MTGHTTTLAAVAAALMLVLAGCGSGVSPGTGSAGPGAATGDGAGSVNFYISDQQNAIDQFEHLNVTVDRVELVRAGEADASETDDEVEATDANETEADDEEDGGERVAYEMANVTVDLTELQGANSTKIGNLSVPNGTYSQVVVHVESVNGTLTNGESAAVKLPSEKLRLNKGFTVGDGESVDFVFDITVTERGNNGYILKPVAGESGTSDEVDIEEVDDLSEDADDEDADDGDAEEAEDGEDASESESAENESDDASENAADGNGNAADAEQSSMDFYLSDEQHAMGDFAHLNVTVTEVGLREENGSWVEHDVENRSVDLTTLPGANATKLGTFGVEDGTYTKVFVHVDEIDATLENGESTTVKLPSNKLQLNSEFTVGNGEDVDFVYDMSVFEAGNSGKYILKPVVSESGTGDQVPIVDVDEDAEDEDADDDEREEAELTAAFDGNVTTGESVTVVVTENGSAVENATVTVDQTLADDETTETTEAYETGANGTITFLVDANATELTVTVVDGDAEAELEREFQGDAAADEAADDTEDASLHAAI; encoded by the coding sequence ATGACAGGGCACACGACGACGCTCGCCGCGGTCGCCGCGGCGTTGATGCTCGTGCTCGCTGGGTGTGGGAGCGGTGTCTCCCCGGGGACGGGGAGCGCCGGCCCCGGTGCCGCGACAGGCGACGGCGCCGGCTCCGTGAACTTCTACATCAGCGACCAACAGAACGCGATCGACCAGTTCGAACACCTCAACGTCACCGTCGACCGCGTCGAACTCGTCCGCGCGGGCGAAGCCGACGCGAGCGAGACAGACGACGAGGTCGAGGCGACCGACGCCAACGAGACTGAGGCCGACGACGAGGAAGACGGGGGCGAGCGCGTCGCCTACGAGATGGCCAACGTCACCGTCGACCTGACGGAACTGCAGGGCGCCAACTCCACCAAGATCGGCAACCTCTCGGTGCCGAACGGGACGTACTCGCAGGTCGTCGTCCACGTGGAGTCGGTGAACGGCACGCTCACGAACGGCGAGTCCGCCGCGGTGAAGCTCCCCTCCGAGAAGCTCCGGCTGAACAAGGGGTTCACCGTCGGTGACGGCGAGTCGGTCGACTTCGTGTTCGACATCACCGTGACCGAGCGCGGGAACAACGGCTACATCCTCAAGCCCGTCGCCGGCGAGTCCGGGACGAGCGACGAGGTCGACATCGAGGAGGTCGACGACCTGAGCGAGGACGCCGACGACGAAGACGCGGACGACGGTGACGCCGAAGAGGCGGAGGACGGAGAAGACGCGTCCGAGAGCGAATCTGCGGAGAACGAGTCCGACGACGCGTCCGAGAACGCCGCCGACGGCAACGGCAACGCCGCCGACGCCGAGCAGTCCTCGATGGACTTCTACCTCAGCGACGAACAGCACGCCATGGGCGACTTCGCGCACCTGAACGTCACCGTCACCGAGGTCGGCCTGCGCGAAGAGAACGGCTCGTGGGTCGAACACGACGTGGAGAACCGCTCGGTCGACCTGACGACGCTGCCGGGCGCGAACGCGACGAAGCTCGGCACCTTCGGCGTCGAAGACGGCACGTACACGAAGGTGTTCGTCCACGTCGACGAGATCGACGCGACGCTGGAGAACGGCGAGTCGACCACCGTGAAGCTCCCCTCCAACAAGCTCCAACTCAACTCGGAGTTCACCGTCGGCAACGGCGAGGACGTCGACTTCGTGTACGACATGTCCGTCTTCGAGGCGGGCAACTCGGGCAAGTACATCCTCAAGCCCGTCGTGAGCGAGTCCGGGACGGGCGACCAGGTTCCCATCGTGGACGTCGACGAGGACGCTGAGGACGAGGATGCCGATGACGACGAGCGCGAAGAGGCCGAGCTGACGGCGGCGTTCGACGGGAACGTCACGACCGGCGAGAGCGTCACCGTCGTCGTGACGGAGAACGGCTCCGCGGTCGAGAACGCCACCGTCACCGTCGACCAGACGCTCGCGGACGACGAGACGACCGAGACGACCGAGGCGTACGAGACCGGCGCGAACGGCACCATCACGTTCCTCGTGGACGCGAACGCGACGGAACTGACCGTCACCGTCGTCGACGGCGACGCCGAGGCCGAACTCGAACGCGAGTTCCAGGGCGATGCGGCGGCCGACGAGGCGGCTGACGACACCGAGGACGCGTCGTTGCACGCCGCGATCTGA